ATCCCGTGACTCGGGGCCTCGGCCAGTTGCACGTTCCGGGGAATAATCGTGTCGTAGACCTTGTTTTGGAAATACTTTTTCACTTCGGCGTTGACCTGCTTGCCCAGGTTGGTCCGGGCATCGTATAAGGTCAACAGAACCCCTTCAATCTTCAGGTTACGGTTGAAGTGCTTTTGGACCAGCTTGACCGTGTTTAATAACTGGGTCAGCCCCTCCAACGCGTAGTATTCACTTTGAACCGGAATCAGGATCGAGTCGGCCGCGGTAAATGCATTGATGGTCAATAACCCCAGCGAAGGCGGGCAATCGATCAGAATGTAATCGTAATCGTCGCGCACTTCGTCGAGGGCGGCCTTCAGCCGGGTTTCTCTGGCCATCATCGGGGTCAACTCGATCTCGGCGCCGGAAAGCTGAATGGTGGCCGGAACGATGTCTAACCCGGGATGCTGGGTCGGTAAAATCGTGTCACGAATTGGAATCTCATCAACTAAAACGTTGTAGATTTCTCGTTGGATCGACGCCTTTTGAATACCAACCCCGCTGGTGGCGTTCCCCTGCGCATCCGTATCGACCAACAGGACCTTTTTCCCGTTCGTGGCCAAAGCGGCGCCTAGGTTCACCCCGGTGGTCGTCTTACCGACGCCCCCCTTTTGGTTGGCTAATGCGATGATATAGCCCATACTTCGTTCCACCTCTAGCTTTCTTTTGGAATGTCAATGATAATGCGGTAATGGTCCGCCGTTTCTTCTTCTTTGGTGGTCAACGGTAGTCCCGCGTCGGTCACCATCTTCACCGACTGGCGAATGGTGTTGACCGCCACGCGAGTATCGCCGTTAACGCCTTGCTTAGTCACCCTCCGGCGTCGCTTCGTCTTTTGCGGTGCCAGCTTCGCGATCAGCGCTTCGGTTTCCTTAACCGTTAACTGCCGGTCAACGATTTGGTGTAAGACGGTCACCTGTTGTTCGGGGGCCACGGCCAATAAGGCGCGACCATGCCGTTCGGTGATTTGGCGGTTCAAGATGGCTTGCCGGACGGGAGCACTGAGCTTCAGCAGTCGCAGCTTGTTGGCCACGAAACCCTGGCTTTTGCCGATGCCTTGCGCCAACTGGACCTGCGTCAACTGGTTTAACGTCATCAGTTGTTGGTAGGCCGTGGCCTCTTCGATGGCGGTGAGTTCCTCTCGTTGGAGGTTTTCGATCAACGCCATCGAGGCGGTCTCGTCATCACTGAGGTCTTCGATAATCGCCGGCACTTCGGTCCACTTGAGCTTAGAAACGGCTCTAAACCGCCGTTCGCCGGCAATGATCTCGTAATGGTCCGGTTCGTATTGGCGTAAGACGATGGGTTGGAGTAACCCGTGGTCTTGAATCGTCTGGGCCAGCTCCCCGATGGCCGTCGCGTCGAAGCGTTGCCGGGGCTGGAACCGGTTGGCGACGATTTGTGCGACCGGAATCATCACCACGCTTTGTTTCACGGGATGACTGGGCCGGGCGGCCTTCTCCCGGTTATTTCCAAATAATGAAAATGGCAAAATGGTTTACCTCCATTCCATTAATCTTCTAACGGTTCTCGGTTAGGCGTCCCGGCCTTCCGAGGATACCGCTTCGGCGTGTGTTTCACCTTATCGATCACCACGATGTGCCGGGGATCCTGTGATTCCGGCAACTTAAATTCGTGGTCGGCGGCCAATTGCCCCCCTAAGGTGGTGATGGCCTTGTGACTAACCGCCAATTCGTCGGCGGTCTTGGCGGCCTTTAAGGCCACAAACTGCCCACCGACCTTGGTCAGCGGTAAGCAGAGTTCGCTGAGCACGGACATCCGGGCCACCGCCCGGGCCGTGACCAGATCGAAGGCTTCGCGGTTGGCCGCGCGCTTGCCACCAAATTCCTCAGCTCGCGCATGGTGAAACGCCACCCCGGTCAGGTTGAGCTTCGCAGCGAGCTCGTTTAAAAACGTGATCCGCTTATTCAACGAGTCCACGATGGTCACCTGCAACTGCGGGAAGACGATCTTTAACGGCAAAGACGGAAAGCCCGCCCCGGCCCCCACGTCGCAAAGCGTCAGGGGCTGGTCACGTAAGGCTGGCAGATAAAAGGCCGGCGTCAGTGAGTCGTAAAAGTGCTTCAAGTAGACGTCCGGCTCCGCCGTAATCGTGGTCAGATTCACGTGTTCGTTAGTCGCCACTAAAAATTGATAGTACGTCGCAAACTGCTGCTCCTGTACGGGGGTTAATTCGATCCCCTGAGTAGCCAGTGCGGCCCGAAATTCTTCTGGATTCATGTTTAATCTCCCAGTCCACTTCTGTGAAACAATTGTTTCACGTTTGCTTATACTTTACCTTACTTATGAGGGAAACGCAACCGCATCCCCCACCACATCGTTTCCTATTATACCGAAAACTGGGGTCACATGAAACGGCTACCGCCAGAAAAAATCAGGGAAACGAGTGGCCGTAGTGCCCCCGTTCCCCTGATCAATAATTGTGATATTTCCCCGGTTATGTGCCTACCGTGATTCCCCGACTCGTCGCGGCCGCAATAACCGCGGGCGATGCTTAGTAAAGCCGGTATTGCCCACCGGGATCACCGCTTGCACCTGCGGATCGAACCGCAATGGTCGCACCGTCACGCTGGCGATCCCCCGTTCGATGGTAATGACGTTGTAGCTGACTGCCGCGTGAACCGCGTGCCGGTGCGGGTCCCGACAGTCGATATAGGTTGACGCCGCGCCGGCCACGGTCACCGGTAACGTGTTGTCCACCAAGTAATTCGCCGCAAAGTGGAGGTGCCCGGCAAAGATCCCCCCGATGTTATGGCCGTGTAAAATCGCCAACAACTCCCGGTTATTCTGTAATAACGTATAGCGCATCTCCCGGAGCGCGGGCGCATCCAACGGGTGGTGAAGAAAGATAAAGGCCCGGCGGCGGGGCGCCAAGTGTAAGCTCTTGTTCAACCAATCTAGTTGATCGCGTCCCAGCCAGCCGGCCGAGCGCCGGGTCTCCCACTTCGAATCCAAAAAATAAAAATCCATGTTCTGGTGGTTCTGCTTATACGCATAATACGGGCGGGTCGCTTGGCCCAGATAGCCCGCATTAAAGGCGTCACGATTATCCAGGTCACCTAAGATGACCTGGATGGGGGCGCCCAAGCGCTGACCTTGTTGTGTTAAATATGTCCGTAACCACCGATAGTCCGCCGGGCTCCCCCGCTGAATCAGATCGCCACTAAGGACAATCAAGTCGGGCGAGACCGGGTCACGTGCCAGGTCATCGAACACCAGTTGCAGGTTGGCAACTGCCGTGATCCCCGTCGTCGGCAGTGGTGGTGTGAGTTGCACGTCGGACACGTGAATCACTGTGTATTTGTTCATCCCCGTTGCCCCTATCGCACTGAAAATTATGACCGCTCGCCTCCGAACAAGCGGCCACCCCTCATCATGTGAGTCTAAGTCTAGGATAACGACTTAATGTAAATTATTGGTATGGTCTATGTCAACATCATGTAAAGTTTCCGCAAACAACCCGTGAACGCCGAATTAAAAAAATCATGCTCACCCCGCTCTCCTGGCGACATGAACATGATTCTAACGACAAAGACTAGCGACGATGGTGGACCGGCTTAGCAAGCCAAAGCATCGGCAACCAGGTCAAAATTAGTAAGATCAAAGTTTCGGTATCCATCACAGACATACCAAACATCCTCTTTCTCCCTGATACACTTCCATCATAGCAACCCTATGTCGCGTTTTGGTATCGTTAGGTTTTCGTTTGTGTAAAGGTTGCTGGTCCCCGGGTCTACTCCAGCCAAAAAAGGCTGCGCGAGAAAAACCCGCGCAGCCCCGAAGTTACCGCGGCGACTCAGCGTCAGCCCAAACGGTCACTTACATCTTAATGTTCTTAACTTCTTCCATGAACCAGTCGTTGAACGCTTGGTCGTCGATGTCAACGGAAACCTTAGCGTTGGTCTTGCCGTTGTGGTAAGCCCCCCGGATATCACCGACAGTTTCCCCAATGGCTGGACCCTGAGTAACCACGTCGACCCACATATCTTCGGTCTTGATGGCTTCTGGGTGCAAGAGGTAGAAGATGGTGTTAACGTCGTGCATCGCACTCCCCTTGTCGTTGTGGTCCCCGTCGTTAATGATGATGTCGTGTAACATCTGGCCAGCTTCATTCAAGTGTTGCAGCTTTTCGATGTTTTCGTTGGTCAGTAACGCCTTCATCGTGATGTCCAAGCCCACCATGACGATCGGGATACCGGACTTGTAGACGATTGCGGCGGCATCTGGGTCGGTAAAGACGTTGAATTCGGCCGCACTGGTCATGTTCCCCTTGCCTAAGGCACCACCCATGGCCACGATCCGGTCGATGTGGCTCTTCACTTCTGGGTATTCGGAGAAGAGTAAGGCGATGTTGGTGTACGAACCGGTTGGCACTAAGGTAATCGGGTCGTTGCTGGCCATGATTTCATCATGTAAGGCTTCCACGGCCGTCTTGTTCAATGGCTTAGGCAAGTCTTCTGGGAAGTCGTAACCTGGCATCCCGGATTCCCCGTGAATCCGTGCAGCGTCTTCAAAGTCCTTGAACAGTGGTTGTTCGGCACCGGCCGCCACTGGAATGTCTTGGTTGAAGAACCGGACGATCTTCAAGGCGTTCTTGGTGGTCTTATCAACCGTCACGTTACCGGCCACCGTGGTGATCAACTTCAAGTCAATCTTGGGGTCGTTAATCGCCATGGTTAAGGCAGCAGCATCGTCAATTCCGGGGTCAGTATCCATTAAAATCTTAATCGTCATTTCTATTTCCTCCTAAAAAGTACTCAAATTTTACAGCTCGTAACCGCTTACGTTTTACCAGGAAAGCACGCCCTACTAGAGCATGGCACTAAAGACCAAGTCCAGTAGGAACAGTACTCCCAGCAGGTAAACTGGCCAGGTCAAGGTTTTCCCCTTGCCGATGGCGAGTTTCATAATCGGGTAAGCCACAAATCCAAAGGCCAATCCGGTCGAAATACTATTGGTGAATGGAATCAACACAATGATTAAAAACGCGGGGAACCATTCAGAGAAGTCCGCCATCTGAATGTTGCCAATAGCGGCCATCATCAACGCCCCCGTGATGATGATCACGGGCGCAATCGCTGCGGAAGGCACGTAGGCCAGCAGTGGCACAAAGATCAGGGACAAGGCAAACAGGACGGCGGCGACTAGCGCCATAATCCCGGTCCGGCCCCCACTTTCGATCCCCGAAGCACTTTCGGCGGCCGTCACGGTTGGGCTGGTCCCCATAAAGCCGGAGAGGAAGGTGGTGACGGAACTCCCCTCGAAGGTCTTCTTAAACTTCTGCTTGTTCGGGAGTAACCCTTGCAAGAGTCCCATTGACTCGAACACCAGAATCATGGTCATCGAAAAGGCGGCCAAGATAAACGGCGTGCTAATCAAGTGGGAGAAGTCGTTTTGGAAAACGATCTTGTGGTATTGCCCCAACCGTGCTAGGTCCACGTTGGGCGTGTCACTATCCTTGACGCCCAAGAAGAACGCCAACAGACTGGTGGCAATGATTGCAATGAAGAAGTTCCCTTTAATCTTCCGTAGATACAGAACCAGACTCAACACTAAGCCGAACAACGCGAGTAACGGTGTGGGCTTGGTCAAATCCCCTAACACGATCAACGACGACTTGCCGGCGACAATCAGGCCCGCCTTTTCCAGGCCAATTTCGACCAGGAAGAGCCCAATTCCCGCGGTGATCCCACTCTTCAACGATTCGGGAATCGCCTCCGAGAGAACCGTCGACACCTTGGTAAAGGCAATCAGCATATAGGCAAAGCTGGCTACGGCCGCGATTCCTAAGGCCTCTTGCCAACTGAGGCCCATGTTGACCACAATCGTGTAGGTAAAGAAGGCGTTGACCCCCATCCCGGGCGTCAAGATGATTGGGGCGTTGGACCAGAAGGCCATAATCAGACACCCAATCACGGACGAGAAGATCGTCGCAAAGACGCTCAGGTCGGTGGGAATCCCCGCATCCTTTAAAATCAGCGGGTTCACAATAATAATGTAGGAGATGGCAAAGAAGCCCGTCACGCCCGCAATGATTTCGTTGCGAACGACCTCCTTATCTCGCAGGGCTTCGCGCAGCGTCATATGATTGGCCCGTTCAATGGCCGATTCCGCTTGCTGTGCCTGCGCTTGTTGCTTATCCATAGATTTCCCTATCTTTCAATACGCCACAACCCGACGTACAGACTTCACGGGCTTTGCAACCGAATGGTCTCACGCACCCGGCTGGGTTTCACTCCCCTGCTAGGGAGGTCGGCACCCGTACGGCCGATGACGCGCATCAGCCGAAACCCCGGCGCACTAATGGCACGGGGTCACCTGACACAGATAGCCCAGTGGCCAGGCCCCTGGGCTATCTTTTCAAAACAGTTTAACGCACTTTGATTACCAAACGAAGATCCCAACGATCCCGGCAGAAAGCAAGGAAACCAGAATCCCGGAAAGTAACATGTAACCAACGTTCTTAGAAATCAAGTCGTTGTTTTCTTGGTCGACAATCCCCTTGAAACAACCGATAATCATACCAGTCGTGGAGAAGTTGGCGAAGGAAGTTAAGAAGACCGTCAGAATTGCGCGGTAGTGAGCAGAGAAGGCACCAGTATTGATGGTGGAAGAAATCTTACCCATAACCACGAATTCGTTCGTGACTAACTTAGTCCCCATGTATTGGGCGAAGCCGAAAGCGTCGTGGACGTTCAGACCCATTAACCAAGCAAATGGGAACATGATGATCCCCAAGATGTGTTCCAGAGACAGCCATGGGTTGAATAAGCCCAACAGCTTGTCGATTAAGGCAGCTAAAGCCACGAAGGCGATAACGTTAGCGGCGATGATCAAGATCAGCCGGCCGGCACCCAAGATTGAGTCACCCAAGAAGGAGAAGAATGGTTCCTTCTTGCCGTCGTCTTCAACACCTTCAGTGGCAGCAGAAGCACTGGAGCCACCGATCTTAGCAATCGTATCTTCTTCAGGAGCCACGTCAACGGGGTTCAATAAGTTCGTGACGATGATGGCGTTCAAGATGTTAATTGGAACGGCCGTCAGAACGAATTGCCCAGGAACCATTTGGGTATAAGCCCCCAGAATGGACGCCGTGATACATGACATGGACATCATGGCCAGCGTTAAGTTCCGTTCCTTACGCATACTCTTTAATTGTAATTGAGAAACGGCTAAGGCTTCGGTGTTCCCTAAGAACATCATTTCAACGGAGAAGAATGATTCGAACTTAGGTTGACCGGTAATGAAGGAAAGACCACGACCAACCCACTTGATGATCCAAGGTAAGACCCCGATATAAGTCAGGATATCGAACATTGGAACAACCAGCAAGATTGGCAGCAATGAACTGGTAATAAAGTTCATCGACTTAGCGGTCCCACCGAATTCTGGCGTTACCCAGTTAGGTAAGGCGAAGACGATCCCTTGGTAAGCCACTTGGACTAACCAGTTGAATCCGTCGGCAGCACCCTTAACAATGTCTTGCCCGATACTGAAACTGGTAAAGAACCAAGCTAACACGATGTTAAGAACTAACACGATTCCGACTGAACGCCAGTGAATCTTTTTCTTGTTCTTAGAGAACAGGAAGGCAATGGCGAGGTAAACGATTACCCCGAGAATATTAATTGCGACTAACATTGGTCAAAATACCTCTTTCCGATATTGTTTAACGCGGTGTGGCGCCCCACAGCCGACGTTAGGACACGATGTTACTTGCAGAAACTATGTACGCATAATTCCTGTCACGAACGACGCCGTTCAACGGGAAAGCCTAACGGGATTGGTGAATTGAATAAGTGATATAGCCTGCCGTTAGTCCTTGCGCTTTCTACCGTCATCACGGTTTGGTGCTGCCCCTCACCTCCTTTCAGGGTTGGTCATTTTAAATTTGGGTAATTTCATTTAATAAACTATGTCCAGCACTGGTCGTGGCCACCCCGTAATTCTCGAGGATGGTCGCCCCCACGTCAGCTAAGGTTCGCCGAATACCTAAGGCAAAACCGTTCGCCCGTGACGGGGAGTACACCAGTAACGGGAGGTACTCGCGCGTCGGCGTCAAGCCGAAGGTCGGGTCGGCGGCGTGCGTGGCCGTCACGATCAACAGGTCGTTAGCCCCCAGGTCGTGAACCACCTGGGCGAGATAGTGGTCGGCCGCGCTTAACGCGGTGCCAAACCCCATCAGGTCCTGATGCTCACCGGCAAAGCGCATCTCCGGTAAGCAGATGTAGGTCAGCCCGGAAGCCGGGTCATTCAACCGCTCGTAGAGAATCCGGAAGCTAGCCTGATTACTGCCGACCTGATACCGACTGGCTGGTGTCTGGGTGGCCAGGTAGCTCAGGAAGGGTCCGGCTAAGGTCACCGGATAACCCGCGGTGGTCAACGTGGTAAAGACGTTCTCCGTACGAATCTCACCGGTGTAATCCCACATCTCGCGCAACCCCGTGGGGCGGCGATT
Above is a window of Levilactobacillus zymae DNA encoding:
- a CDS encoding NCS2 family permease, coding for MDKQQAQAQQAESAIERANHMTLREALRDKEVVRNEIIAGVTGFFAISYIIIVNPLILKDAGIPTDLSVFATIFSSVIGCLIMAFWSNAPIILTPGMGVNAFFTYTIVVNMGLSWQEALGIAAVASFAYMLIAFTKVSTVLSEAIPESLKSGITAGIGLFLVEIGLEKAGLIVAGKSSLIVLGDLTKPTPLLALFGLVLSLVLYLRKIKGNFFIAIIATSLLAFFLGVKDSDTPNVDLARLGQYHKIVFQNDFSHLISTPFILAAFSMTMILVFESMGLLQGLLPNKQKFKKTFEGSSVTTFLSGFMGTSPTVTAAESASGIESGGRTGIMALVAAVLFALSLIFVPLLAYVPSAAIAPVIIITGALMMAAIGNIQMADFSEWFPAFLIIVLIPFTNSISTGLAFGFVAYPIMKLAIGKGKTLTWPVYLLGVLFLLDLVFSAML
- a CDS encoding phosphopentomutase, whose product is MAFHRIFVIDFAGLGLGEASDANRFQSVGADTLGHVAVSWPGQLKLPTLRQLGLGNIRIDHPVTGVAPVDHPLGFYGRLHMAAQGNRRPTGLREMWDYTGEIRTENVFTTLTTAGYPVTLAGPFLSYLATQTPASRYQVGSNQASFRILYERLNDPASGLTYICLPEMRFAGEHQDLMGFGTALSAADHYLAQVVHDLGANDLLIVTATHAADPTFGLTPTREYLPLLVYSPSRANGFALGIRRTLADVGATILENYGVATTSAGHSLLNEITQI
- the rsmG gene encoding 16S rRNA (guanine(527)-N(7))-methyltransferase RsmG, whose amino-acid sequence is MNPEEFRAALATQGIELTPVQEQQFATYYQFLVATNEHVNLTTITAEPDVYLKHFYDSLTPAFYLPALRDQPLTLCDVGAGAGFPSLPLKIVFPQLQVTIVDSLNKRITFLNELAAKLNLTGVAFHHARAEEFGGKRAANREAFDLVTARAVARMSVLSELCLPLTKVGGQFVALKAAKTADELAVSHKAITTLGGQLAADHEFKLPESQDPRHIVVIDKVKHTPKRYPRKAGTPNREPLED
- the noc gene encoding nucleoid occlusion protein; this translates as MPFSLFGNNREKAARPSHPVKQSVVMIPVAQIVANRFQPRQRFDATAIGELAQTIQDHGLLQPIVLRQYEPDHYEIIAGERRFRAVSKLKWTEVPAIIEDLSDDETASMALIENLQREELTAIEEATAYQQLMTLNQLTQVQLAQGIGKSQGFVANKLRLLKLSAPVRQAILNRQITERHGRALLAVAPEQQVTVLHQIVDRQLTVKETEALIAKLAPQKTKRRRRVTKQGVNGDTRVAVNTIRQSVKMVTDAGLPLTTKEEETADHYRIIIDIPKES
- the rihC gene encoding ribonucleoside hydrolase RihC, yielding MTIKILMDTDPGIDDAAALTMAINDPKIDLKLITTVAGNVTVDKTTKNALKIVRFFNQDIPVAAGAEQPLFKDFEDAARIHGESGMPGYDFPEDLPKPLNKTAVEALHDEIMASNDPITLVPTGSYTNIALLFSEYPEVKSHIDRIVAMGGALGKGNMTSAAEFNVFTDPDAAAIVYKSGIPIVMVGLDITMKALLTNENIEKLQHLNEAGQMLHDIIINDGDHNDKGSAMHDVNTIFYLLHPEAIKTEDMWVDVVTQGPAIGETVGDIRGAYHNGKTNAKVSVDIDDQAFNDWFMEEVKNIKM
- a CDS encoding AAA family ATPase, which encodes MGYIIALANQKGGVGKTTTGVNLGAALATNGKKVLLVDTDAQGNATSGVGIQKASIQREIYNVLVDEIPIRDTILPTQHPGLDIVPATIQLSGAEIELTPMMARETRLKAALDEVRDDYDYILIDCPPSLGLLTINAFTAADSILIPVQSEYYALEGLTQLLNTVKLVQKHFNRNLKIEGVLLTLYDARTNLGKQVNAEVKKYFQNKVYDTIIPRNVQLAEAPSHGMPIIDYAPKSKGAEVYTELAKEVLAAHGK
- a CDS encoding nucleoside transporter C-terminal domain-containing protein translates to MLVAINILGVIVYLAIAFLFSKNKKKIHWRSVGIVLVLNIVLAWFFTSFSIGQDIVKGAADGFNWLVQVAYQGIVFALPNWVTPEFGGTAKSMNFITSSLLPILLVVPMFDILTYIGVLPWIIKWVGRGLSFITGQPKFESFFSVEMMFLGNTEALAVSQLQLKSMRKERNLTLAMMSMSCITASILGAYTQMVPGQFVLTAVPINILNAIIVTNLLNPVDVAPEEDTIAKIGGSSASAATEGVEDDGKKEPFFSFLGDSILGAGRLILIIAANVIAFVALAALIDKLLGLFNPWLSLEHILGIIMFPFAWLMGLNVHDAFGFAQYMGTKLVTNEFVVMGKISSTINTGAFSAHYRAILTVFLTSFANFSTTGMIIGCFKGIVDQENNDLISKNVGYMLLSGILVSLLSAGIVGIFVW
- a CDS encoding metallophosphoesterase, with the protein product MNKYTVIHVSDVQLTPPLPTTGITAVANLQLVFDDLARDPVSPDLIVLSGDLIQRGSPADYRWLRTYLTQQGQRLGAPIQVILGDLDNRDAFNAGYLGQATRPYYAYKQNHQNMDFYFLDSKWETRRSAGWLGRDQLDWLNKSLHLAPRRRAFIFLHHPLDAPALREMRYTLLQNNRELLAILHGHNIGGIFAGHLHFAANYLVDNTLPVTVAGAASTYIDCRDPHRHAVHAAVSYNVITIERGIASVTVRPLRFDPQVQAVIPVGNTGFTKHRPRLLRPRRVGESR